The Butyrivibrio sp. AE3004 genome contains a region encoding:
- a CDS encoding glycoside hydrolase family 3 C-terminal domain-containing protein, which translates to MNREEARKRAKELVGKMTVEEKASQLKFDAPAIDRLGIPAYNWWNEALHGVARAGTATMFPQAIGLAAAFDDELMECIGEIIAVEGRAKYNEQSKREDRDIYKGITFWAPNVNIFRDPRWGRGHETYGEDPYLTSRMAVPFIKGIQGNGEYMKAAACAKHFAVHSGPEGERHFFNAKASKKDLEETYLPAFEACVKEADVEAVMGAYNRTNDEPCCANEPLMNGYLRGKWGFKGHYVSDCWAVKDFHENHHVTGAPEESVKLALEMGCDVNCGCTYQKIMNAYRAGMIDESVLTTSCVRLFTTRFLLGMFDRTEYDKIPYTVVECKEHLAVAHKAAAESIVLLKNDGMLPLKKETIKTIGVIGPNADSRSALVGNYHGTSSRYITVLEAIQDYLGDDVRVMYSEGCDLWKDNISGLADPNKPDRMSEALTVAEYSDVVILVVGLDETLEGEEGDTGNQFASGDKIDLQLPLPQRQLMHQVLETGKPVVVINMSGSAIDLAEADSKAGAVLQTWYPGARGGEEVAKVLFGEISPSGKLPVTFYKSSKDLPDFKDYSMKNRTYRYFEGEVLYPFGYGLTYGDCFVKDMSIQEVSGPEYGYKGRNEAEKIVDSFEKANGNAFGGIDVKMTVANDGKAATDDVVQLYIKDTGFEGAITNPCLCGFKRIHLEAGEQKEITIHVASRAFTSVDEDGNRKIFSDTFELYAGTSQPDKGSEKLTGHKCILQKITL; encoded by the coding sequence ATGAACAGAGAAGAAGCCAGAAAAAGGGCAAAAGAACTTGTTGGCAAGATGACTGTGGAGGAGAAGGCTTCACAGCTTAAATTTGATGCCCCTGCTATTGATAGGCTCGGAATACCCGCATACAACTGGTGGAATGAGGCCTTGCATGGTGTTGCACGTGCAGGTACTGCGACAATGTTTCCACAGGCCATAGGTCTTGCGGCTGCTTTCGATGATGAGCTTATGGAGTGCATCGGAGAAATAATTGCTGTTGAGGGACGGGCAAAGTATAACGAACAAAGTAAACGAGAAGACAGAGATATTTATAAAGGGATTACTTTCTGGGCTCCTAATGTTAATATTTTTCGTGACCCAAGATGGGGCAGGGGGCATGAAACATATGGCGAAGATCCATATCTCACAAGTCGTATGGCAGTTCCTTTTATAAAAGGAATTCAGGGGAATGGTGAGTATATGAAAGCTGCAGCTTGTGCAAAGCATTTTGCGGTACATTCCGGTCCCGAGGGAGAAAGACATTTCTTCAATGCAAAAGCATCCAAAAAAGACCTCGAAGAGACGTATCTTCCTGCATTCGAAGCATGTGTAAAGGAAGCTGACGTAGAAGCTGTAATGGGTGCGTATAACAGAACGAATGATGAACCATGCTGTGCAAATGAGCCGCTTATGAATGGTTATCTCAGAGGAAAATGGGGCTTTAAGGGACATTATGTATCAGATTGCTGGGCAGTAAAAGATTTCCATGAAAATCATCATGTCACGGGAGCACCGGAGGAATCAGTAAAACTTGCACTTGAAATGGGCTGCGACGTAAACTGTGGATGTACATATCAGAAGATAATGAATGCATATCGTGCAGGAATGATAGATGAAAGCGTACTTACAACTTCATGCGTTAGACTCTTTACAACACGATTCCTTCTTGGAATGTTTGATAGGACTGAATATGACAAGATACCGTATACGGTTGTTGAATGCAAGGAACACCTTGCTGTTGCACACAAAGCGGCTGCTGAAAGTATTGTCCTTTTGAAAAATGACGGCATGTTACCCTTAAAGAAAGAAACTATAAAGACCATTGGTGTAATAGGACCAAATGCGGATTCAAGATCTGCACTTGTAGGTAATTACCATGGAACATCATCAAGATATATAACAGTACTTGAGGCTATTCAGGATTACCTGGGAGATGATGTAAGAGTGATGTATTCTGAGGGATGTGACCTCTGGAAGGACAATATCAGTGGGCTTGCTGATCCAAACAAACCGGACAGAATGTCAGAAGCGCTGACCGTTGCGGAGTATTCTGATGTTGTTATATTAGTAGTCGGACTTGATGAAACTCTTGAAGGAGAAGAGGGTGATACAGGCAATCAGTTTGCTTCAGGTGACAAAATTGACCTTCAGCTTCCTCTTCCTCAGAGACAGCTTATGCATCAGGTTCTTGAAACCGGCAAGCCGGTGGTTGTAATTAACATGTCAGGAAGTGCTATAGATCTTGCTGAGGCTGATTCAAAAGCAGGTGCGGTTCTGCAGACATGGTATCCCGGTGCGAGAGGCGGAGAAGAGGTGGCAAAGGTTCTATTTGGTGAAATATCTCCTTCTGGAAAGCTACCGGTAACTTTCTATAAGTCTTCAAAAGACCTGCCGGATTTCAAGGATTATTCCATGAAAAACCGTACATACAGATATTTTGAAGGAGAAGTACTTTACCCCTTCGGTTACGGGCTTACTTATGGCGACTGTTTTGTAAAGGATATGAGCATTCAGGAAGTATCAGGCCCTGAGTATGGCTATAAGGGAAGAAATGAAGCCGAAAAGATCGTGGATTCATTTGAAAAGGCTAACGGAAATGCGTTTGGTGGAATTGATGTGAAGATGACGGTTGCAAATGACGGTAAAGCAGCTACAGATGATGTGGTACAGCTTTATATCAAAGATACCGGATTTGAGGGTGCTATTACAAATCCATGCCTGTGTGGTTTCAAACGTATACATCTTGAAGCAGGAGAGCAGAAGGAAATCACAATACACGTTGCATCAAGAGCGTTCACGTCCGTAGATGAGGATGGAAACAGAAAAATTTTCTCAGATACATTTGAATTATATGCAGGCACATCCCAGCCTGATAAAGGTTCAGAGAAACTTACCGGCCACAAATGCATATTACAGAAAATTACACTTTAA
- a CDS encoding glycoside hydrolase family 5 protein → MKKKLISIIMAVTFVVAAGCGNAQTETQNTADATVKEATENTEEDIIEEASESAEENKAKSTDENLQDDKTENNVENSAETDEIESSDSSEDAEAEAEETTDESEEGKMAEEGHNTRAWQIVSQMTIGWNLGNTLDAHDDGIKISDPPSKQETCWGNPETTQEIIDAVLDMGFNTIRIPITWKAHIDENNKIDEAWMARVQEVVDYAYGRGAYVIINVHHEDWNYPYYDNQDKASEKLSAIWTQVADRFKDYDTHLIFELQNEPRKVGTDLEWNGGDKEGRDVVNAVNMAGYEAIRAADGNNKDRLIMFPGYAASSQSNCLLAIQLPEDDDCVAVSVHAYTPYEFALNIKGRSTYDNDHGDLDRLLSDIKRFFFFKNVPVIIGEYGALNKDNESERVEWVQYYLKKAREMEIPCVWWDNGQFNGDGENFGIIDRRTLELPYPELIKAMQEFK, encoded by the coding sequence ATGAAGAAAAAGCTTATATCTATAATAATGGCAGTTACATTTGTGGTGGCTGCCGGTTGTGGAAATGCACAGACAGAAACGCAAAACACCGCTGATGCGACAGTTAAGGAGGCTACAGAGAATACAGAAGAGGATATAATAGAAGAAGCTTCTGAAAGCGCTGAGGAGAATAAAGCCAAAAGTACTGATGAGAATTTGCAGGATGATAAAACAGAAAATAATGTGGAAAATTCAGCAGAAACAGACGAAATCGAATCATCAGATAGTTCTGAAGATGCAGAGGCAGAGGCTGAAGAAACCACTGATGAATCAGAGGAGGGTAAAATGGCAGAAGAGGGACATAACACCAGGGCATGGCAGATAGTCAGCCAGATGACGATTGGTTGGAATCTGGGAAATACTTTGGATGCGCATGACGATGGCATCAAAATATCAGATCCGCCATCAAAGCAGGAAACCTGCTGGGGGAATCCTGAGACAACTCAGGAAATAATTGATGCAGTATTGGATATGGGATTTAACACAATCAGAATACCGATTACCTGGAAAGCACATATCGATGAAAACAACAAAATAGATGAAGCCTGGATGGCTCGCGTTCAGGAGGTTGTGGATTATGCTTATGGAAGAGGTGCGTATGTAATAATAAACGTACATCATGAGGATTGGAACTATCCTTATTATGATAACCAGGACAAAGCATCTGAAAAGCTTTCTGCAATCTGGACTCAGGTTGCCGATAGATTTAAGGATTATGATACCCATCTTATTTTCGAATTGCAGAATGAACCAAGAAAAGTCGGAACAGATCTTGAATGGAACGGTGGAGATAAGGAAGGAAGAGATGTTGTAAATGCCGTAAATATGGCGGGTTATGAGGCAATAAGAGCAGCTGATGGAAATAACAAGGATAGACTCATAATGTTCCCGGGGTATGCAGCAAGCTCACAGTCAAACTGTCTTCTTGCTATACAGCTTCCCGAGGATGATGATTGCGTGGCTGTTTCTGTACATGCGTATACACCATATGAATTTGCATTAAACATAAAAGGAAGATCCACATATGATAATGATCATGGTGACCTTGACAGACTGTTAAGCGATATCAAAAGATTCTTCTTCTTTAAAAATGTTCCTGTAATTATAGGTGAATACGGAGCGTTAAATAAAGATAATGAATCCGAACGTGTTGAATGGGTACAATATTATTTGAAAAAAGCAAGGGAGATGGAGATTCCCTGTGTCTGGTGGGACAATGGACAGTTTAACGGTGATGGTGAAAACTTCGGCATCATTGACAGAAGAACTTTGGAACTGCCCTATCCTGAGCTCATAAAGGCTATGCAGGAATTTAAATAA
- a CDS encoding L,D-transpeptidase, with the protein MRGLKNGLSVALLAIMIFATARVNAKADGFDANFYAKKYPDVVAAVGSDAEALYNHYVNFGIKEGRSQNQQEDSAKYQAMLDGQTAPPTQQTAAPAANQPVSGLPYNTYVDIDITSQSMTYYENGQVKLQSAVVTGNPNRGNGTPTGTFAINSHVPGKRLVGPTWNVWVDTWMQFTPNPCHIGLHDANWRSSFGGDIYQSNGSHGCVNLPHDTAVALFNMVGIGTPVVVH; encoded by the coding sequence ATGCGAGGATTGAAGAATGGTTTATCTGTTGCGTTATTGGCGATCATGATTTTTGCGACGGCTCGTGTAAATGCTAAAGCAGATGGGTTTGATGCAAATTTTTATGCAAAAAAATATCCTGATGTAGTGGCAGCTGTCGGAAGCGATGCAGAAGCTCTTTACAATCATTATGTAAATTTCGGGATAAAAGAAGGAAGATCTCAGAATCAGCAGGAAGATTCAGCAAAATATCAGGCAATGCTTGATGGGCAGACAGCTCCTCCCACGCAGCAGACCGCAGCTCCGGCTGCAAATCAACCGGTAAGCGGATTACCTTACAACACATATGTGGATATAGATATTACATCGCAGTCCATGACATATTATGAAAACGGACAGGTAAAGCTTCAATCAGCTGTTGTTACCGGCAATCCTAACAGGGGAAATGGGACACCTACAGGTACATTTGCTATCAATTCCCATGTACCTGGGAAACGCCTTGTAGGACCAACCTGGAATGTCTGGGTGGATACATGGATGCAGTTTACACCTAATCCATGTCATATCGGTCTGCATGATGCCAATTGGAGAAGCTCATTTGGTGGAGATATTTATCAGTCAAACGGATCACACGGATGCGTAAATCTTCCACATGATACAGCAGTAGCTCTTTTTAATATGGTTGGAATAGGTACTCCTGTAGTAGTACACTGA